From Mytilus edulis chromosome 9, xbMytEdul2.2, whole genome shotgun sequence, the proteins below share one genomic window:
- the LOC139488653 gene encoding BTB/POZ domain-containing protein 17-like: MKRFSPSGQHYPDPSKPPENYAPDEPIYGNAEDGCKKVKTTQSFESLFDNETLSDIVIDINDGQFVFNGHKMIISMKSAVLASMLNDTTLSEDREILHLQELPECSQVFSRFLFFIYSGAVWLHREYVLELHKLAEKYMVKALSQHCESYILQIMHKTLVEYDSTRGFPIDVICDIYESDSFCGDIHTLSFQILCAKYKELVTSERWQKCSSNLVCDLMKSDNCRAEENIILTSATDWMKKNSISEKNLIEDILVNIRYPFLHRRVLYHLQKNEAFKNFPQVQKDLDTAIKYHCFKELPEAKNDFVGIQYKPRHYQSLSYSATNNCSNTSKRNSLNMPNCVQNNHVTFIQNDLVRSTVHSVSPSNFTQTITSDNSANETGENTILYRTNDTGINLTDTIPWRPPRFNGTFNGNSSPGVRNTPQ, encoded by the coding sequence ATGAAAAGATTCAGTCCAAGCGGTCAACATTATCCTGATCCGTCCAAACCTCCGGAAAATTACGCTCCAGACGAACCAATTTATGGAAATGCCGAAGATGGATGCAAAAAAGTCAAGACGACGCAGTCATTTGAATCGCTGTTTGATAATGAAACACTCAGTGACATCGTTATCGACATCAACGatggtcagtttgttttcaatggACATAAGATGATTATAAGCATGAAAAGCGCTGTCCTCGCTTCAATGCTAAATGACACAACTTTGAGTGAGGATCGTGAAATATTGCATTTACAAGAGTTGCCGGAATGTAGTCAGGTGTTCagtcgatttttgttttttatttacagtGGTGCAGTTTGGTTACATCGGGAATATGTGCTAGAACTTCATAAGCTTGCGGAAAAATACATGGTAAAAGCCTTATCGCAGCACTGTGAGAGTTACATTTTGCAAATAATGCATAAAACGTTAGTGGAATATGATAGTACAAGAGGGTTTCCGATAGATGTGATCTGTGATATATACGAGTCTGATTCATTCTGTGGAGATATACATACGCTATCATTTCAAATTCTTTGTGCCAAGTATAAGGAACTTGTGACAAGCGAACGGTGGCAGAAATGTAGCTCTAATCTAGTGTGTGATCTTATGAAAAGTGATAACTGTCGTGCAGAAGAAAACATTATTCTGACTTCTGCTACAGACTGGATGAAAAAGAACAGCATAAGTGAAAAAAATCTCATAGAGGATATTCTAGTCAATATTCGATATCCTTTTCTTCATCGGAGGGTTCTATATCATTTACAAAAGAATGAAGCTTTCAAAAACTTCCCACAAGTCCAGAAGGATTTAGACACTGCCATAAAATACCATTGCTTCAAAGAATTACCGGAAGCAAAGAACGATTTTGTTGGAATACAATATAAACCGAGACATTATCAAAGTTTGTCTTATAGTGCTACAAATAATTGCTCAAATACTTCAAAGAGAAACTCGTTAAATATGCCAAACTGTGTTCAAAATAATCATGTGACTTTCATTCAAAATGATTTGGTTCGTTCAACTGTTCATTCTGTTAGTCCATCAAATTTTACCCAGACTATTACATCTGATAACAGTGCAAATGAAACTGGAGAAAACACGATACTTTATAGAACAAATGACACTGGAATCAATTTAACTGACACTATACCCTGGCGACCACCGCGGTTTAATGGAACATTTAATGGCAATAGTAGTCCGGGTGTTAGGAACACCCCGCAGTGA